AGCATAGTACAATTAAAAAGAACTGTTCAGAACTTAATCCTGAAATAACCACTTTACATGCAGCATAGTACAATTAAAAAGAACTGTTCAGAACTTAATCCTGAAATAACCACTTCTTTGGAAAGTTATGGAATGAATATTATGTAAACATTAAACATGGACCAATACTTTTCTATGCATGGAAATAAGTTGTATGGAGATTCATACTTTCACTGTTAAAATACAGCTGTATAAACTAATCCTATTTCCAATCTCTGAGAGACTACCTATCATagaactgaaaataaatatgtatatatcatTAATGCACTGCTAATCTAACTTTACATTACTAAATTTAACTTGCACTTACCTGATTTGCCACAttatttctctcttatctttattaaactaaagatatattttttgggAGGTGCTCTTaacattttcaatattttctgcTGATGTGAACTAGTAATCAAAACTATTACACAACAGTTCATTACAAACATGTCAAGGAAAGTAATGCCTTGATAGCTAACAAACAACAATGTTTTatcatatgcattttttttttttaccaaaatttAGCTTTATGCACTAAAATTTAGTTTATATGCACTAAAATATTGTAGTCAGAAATAACAtcagcattatatatatatatatatatatatatatatatatatatatatatatatatatatatatatatatatatatatatatatatatatatatatatatatatatatatttttatgtaggaaggacactggccaagggcaacaaaaatacaataaaaaaaatatgcccactgaaatgccagtcccataagagggtcaaagcagtggtaaaaaaaaaaaaaaatatatatatatatatatatatatatatatatatatatatatatatatatatatatatatatatatatatatatatatatatatatatatatatatatatatatatatatatatatatatgacagggTCTAAATATTTCTCAACATGGAAGAGATTCACAAATGGATATTTCATTTTTACAGTTCATTGATAGTAGCAGATCTCACAGCCATCTACTAGCCTGAAGGCCCATAAAAGTTTATGGGATGATCCACCTCATTCAACAAATAACAGCTACTCACAGGAGATAACCGCATGCATGGTACTAAGGAGAGAACAGAATTTGCTCCCCACTCAGTTCTGCAGCCACCATCTGCACCCAGCTACCCCAGATAATCCCAGAAGTGCTATTAGGGGAAAGCTGGGGTAAATCACAGATGCAGGATTGCAACCATTTTTGTCATTGCAAGTGCAGTATTCAGTGTGGATATTGAAGGTGCCTGTGCGATAGATGCAGTAGCGTTCATCACCCCCCACACCAGCCTCTCCAAGCCGTGCACAGTCTCTTTTGTATCGCCAATGACCATTCACTGGATGGGAAAAATAGACCATTAGGTtagatgtttttttatttttcactttcaagACCAAGTTATTATTTTCACGTCCAAAGTCAAGTGACAATTTAAACTCAAGTGAAAAACTTCTGGCATTAAGTTAAAGCCCCATGGAAATTGTGGTAGCTCATCATCTCTTGCAAATGCACTAAGTTCACAACAGAAGATAGAAATATGAACCTcacttaaaaaacaaaaacatgaaaaacaaataataataataataataataataataataataataataataataataataataataataataacaacacagtggaaccttggttctagaacttaattcattcctgaatactgtttgaaatacaaaatgtttgaaaaccaaaactaatttccccataggaatcaatgtaaaatggattatcCTGTTCTCAGACACTACCCTACCCTGTCTTAGTGACTTGTGACAGACACTCCCATAGCCAAGATGGTTGCTTcataacatctccagctcacaaattatttatccagaaaggatgtactgaataAACTTAGAGACACAGAGCTCATcaaaagatactgtttagaccgtgcaggtattctctttgtcaccaatctagtgaggTACACCTTACggagggacacagagagaagcaacccacttaccatcaaaataaagatgatcataacacttagacatcttgttGCTTAGAAAacctactggaaaaatgcacttgtgcagtagtgatggtgttgggggTCATCGAGACCCACAAGTGGCTTGCGATTACCCCTAAGCACCAAAAactgtttttttacattaaggCTTTTCAACAGATTGAATTATGTCTTACACTCTGTGTTTCtcttccaaatatataaaaaacaactctgtgtttctcttccaaataaataaaaacaaagtaaatatttattgaagctataaattagtaataaacagcagcttttgctatttcttttaatatttgaaatcaagtaactttattCAAGGATCAAATTCTGGTACCACAACCAAAGCAATAAGTAGTTCtaaattttgttaaaaaaccGATTCATTAAAAAAAGGAGACATTAAGTAACCGAGGTtcaactgtaataaaaaaatgcatgtatacTGCTATATACCTTgtataagggagggagagagagagagagagagagagagagagagagagagagagagagagagagagagagagagagagagagagagagagagagagagagagagagagagagagagagagagagagaatttggccTCTCCTTTGTCCTTCTCGGTGCTTACCTTTCATTCGTATCTTGCGGCACATAGTGGCTGGGATTCCACGCAGGTGAGGGAGATCCTCCTCCAAACTGCAGTCCTTGGGGTTTGCAGTGGAATTGTCAAATGGATCACTGCAGAATGGGTCCAGCATACTGTTGCAGAACCAACATTTTATccctggaaataaaaaaaattcaattttaTGAACTTgtatgagtatatatatatatatatatatatatatatatatatatatatatatatatatatatatatatatatatatatatatatatatatatatatatatttaggtgggttattgatgataataattcttGATATCTAAATCTGTTGGATTTTACTAATATTTACTAAATTGTTTGTTTCATAATTTCACCTTGTCCATTACCAGAAGTAATGGACAAGTAAGTATTTTTCCTGGAGAAACaattttggtatttttatttcaccataagcatcaatattctctctctctctctctctctctctctctctctcctctctctgaaATATCACACATCATATGAGATATATCTAAACACATCAATCACTGTCTCCTCAATACAAGCATCCAGTGTTATATCTATGAGTTCTCTTCTGCTGTGACCACTTTCACATCCCTACCCAAGTCAACCAAGAGAGCGAGATCTGCCAGTGCATCACCCCATGGCGCAAGGAATCTTGGAGAGGCACATAAATATGATGTATTTCTAAGTTATTGAAGCAATAAAAGaattataaaatatatacacacaattcATGTCCACACATATACCCTTGCTTACCACTGGGGAAGGGGCTCCAGACCAGTCCTGTCCTAGAACATTTTAATTCTCTGTCATCCTGTCcctccaatataatgtgatgagAATTTTTCAATCTTGCACAGACTACTAAACTCACACATACTGATAAAGATATAGAGTGAAGGAGTAAGTGACTGCCTGCACTACCTCTCTTACATTGTTACATATGAATGAAGAAGACTTGTGATAAAGACTAAGTGCCATGCACCTACATGCTGCTGCACaccacactgagagagagagagagagagagagagagagagagagagagagagagagagagagagagagagaggagagagagagagagagagaattctaatttgtcttttcctttcttaacacactaaaatacatgaataaactGTATTTTAATCATAGGTTCCATTACTGgttgaaaacaccaaaattccgATAATAATCCTTCAGATGTCCTGAGATTTTACATCCTGCTGGTCATTACGTGTGATTACCAACATAACCTCGCGTAGATACCTGGTGACCTATCCTGTGAAACTTCCATTATTTATGGATCCCACAGTCTATACAACAGCATCAAAGAAGGGTTGGTATTACCTTCTGTCGTGGCCGCCATATAAAGGAGGCCTAGAAGCAACAGAATGACGGTCCTATACACAAACATATTTAAGAGTTGCCCCTCACGTCCACACCCAAAACTGCCGAACCAAAACACGGTCTCTCCCTCCGCTGCCCGCGTCCGATTCCGCGATCTCTGAAGTCTTGTTGGACACAACCAAGAAATTAAACGAAATTAATATGTGAATGTGTAATCACTTGACGTCAGTTTTAATACAAAATGATAGGCAAAGTGATAAAATGAATATCTAAATGTGCAGCACATGTCTCCTTTTCaactttcatattttcattttgttttatatatatatatatatatatatatatatatatatatatatatatatatatatatatatatatatatatatatatatatatatatatatatatatatatatatatattcttcaccgcgatgcaaacttttttttttcattgtcataGATTAACTTAATTATATTAACAAAGAGGATCAGTATCTAaatgtttaatttatttttcgtaATTAATGTTGCTATgggtattttctatttttcattccgTCTGCCTGTAGCCGCTTTGTCGTATATTTcttgtctattttctctcttccttatacacctttcagtttttttttttttttttgttactatttttttcaggtgatgACTATCTGCAATGtgacagaacaacaacaacaacaacaacagcagcaacaacaacaacaacaacaacaacaaatgcaaggtttattaataacaatgactagatgtgtgtgtgtgactacaGCCAACCCAGCAACTAAACCACTGCCAACTATGCGAGATCATTTAATGTTGCACCAAGACATAGCAATAGATTACATAATAAGCAATACCAGCGAAAAGTTACGAATCAGGATGCATCGATTTGTGAAGAAACGAGGACATTGGATGATAATCTTTAATATCAAATTGTTAAGATCTTAGTGGAGATGTAAGTTGTAATTTATATGCTGGATAATTTGCCAAGGTCTATATCATCTTCCTTGCTTGCTAGGCATAGGCTATATAAAAGCTGAGAGAAGGAGCTTTGACTAAGATGTAAGAGGGTTTCCTTGTACTACAAACCTTACTTTAGATAACATAATACCAATTTATTACAGGCTACCATGGCTGCAGGTTCATGAAAGATGACTCGCTTTGTTTTTTGCTTGATGTGAGACTACGCTGACATTGATATTATTATAGTCACAGGCGAGAGATAGGCCACTACTTATATTATGTGGTAAATGCGTACAGTTGTTGCCTGGTATTTCTAGCATTATCACCGGatcatcatttttctcctctttctccttttgcattttccttttcccttatttcccttttgtcttatttctcctttcccatttcccttATTCCTCGCATTCCTCGGGTCTTCAATTCCTCTGGACCATCGCCGTGATCTTATCCTTATTCTGTCGGTGTTTCCCATTTTCATCTGGGCCGGGTCGCCGTGATCAAGGAACTTATATACTATCCTTTGCCTTGATCCAGAACTTTGcagttaaaagataaaaaaaataaataattaataaaaaaaaaaaaaaataataataataattactctaGATATGCCCCAACCTGTAAAAAGGCACGTTAATTTCACCAAATTCTTCTCATGCTTGTGTTGCACGAATCTATCTTCCATTTATAACATAAAGATATAAATAGATTTGAACTCACCGTAAGAACTATACCTTTATATAGTGCATAGTGTAAACTTTGTAATTATAAAATCTTTACGTGATATAAACTCAATGATTGGAGTCACAGTGGGGTGGCAAGTGTACCAGTTCCAGATGGCAGATACCAGGattgatcatatatatatatatatatatatatatatatatatatatatatatatatatatatatatatatatatatatatatatatatatatatatatatatatatatatatatatatatatatatatatatatatatatatatatatatatatatatatatatatatatatatatatatatatatatatatatatatatatatatatatatatatatatatatatatatatatatatatatatatatatatatatatatatatatatatatatatatatatatatatatatatatatatatatatattttttttttttttttttttatttatttatttattattattttttttttaatataaaccAGTACGTGTCGTTACCTTCAAAATTCATGAATATCAATTCTGGGTTAGGAGGAATGTAGAACATTAAATAATATATAAGCTCACCTAGTCTTGAATGAAATGGACCTGCACACCGGCAACCGGTCATGCAACCTCGCTGCGTTATGAGTGTTACCTCTCCCACCCAATGGTCAATTCCGGCTCGTCGGAGGCATTCTTATCATTGCAACAGGATTTATAACCGCCATGGTCAGCGGACCACCCCTCTCGCAAAACAAGCATAGAGGAGAATTAAAAGATTAAACCTACATTCTCACGTTTGATCTACTAAATGCACTTGGCTTTTGATATTATGTGAAATATATGATGAAGTTAGATGctcattgttttatatatttgtaaatCATACGTGTACTTATATTTGGATTTTCAGGTCTGAACAAATACACCAGCATAGCACTAAACATTATTCAATGATACCAATAAAATATTTGAGTAGGGTCGCTTTTCATCCCTATCATCAGTAGCAGCCTCTGACTGCATGGCAAAGACTTCCCACAACCTCAAAATGTTCCTGTCGCCTATCCGTT
This genomic interval from Scylla paramamosain isolate STU-SP2022 chromosome 7, ASM3559412v1, whole genome shotgun sequence contains the following:
- the LOC135101790 gene encoding uncharacterized protein LOC135101790; the encoded protein is MLVLREGWSADHGGYKSCCNDKNASDEPELTIGWERLQRSRNRTRAAEGETVFWFGSFGCGREGQLLNMFVYRTVILLLLGLLYMAATTEGIKCWFCNSMLDPFCSDPFDNSTANPKDCSLEEDLPHLRGIPATMCRKIRMKVNGHWRYKRDCARLGEAGVGGDERYCIYRTGTFNIHTEYCTCNDKNGCNPASVIYPSFPLIALLGLSGVAGCRWWLQN